From Bosea sp. NBC_00550, the proteins below share one genomic window:
- a CDS encoding AMP-binding protein: MLERGTTYEDSLRRFAWRIPERFNIGTACSDAHADGTGRPALIFEEADGKVATLSFDDLARASNRFANLLSAHGIGPGERVGILLPQSPQTAIAHLGTYKRGAIALPLFIQFGPEALEHRLGHSGASVLVTDAENIGKVEAIRDALPNLRKIFVVGGAGHLDFEAEMAKASDSFTAADTRADDPAVIIYTSGTTGKPKGALHAHRVLLGHLPGVQMPQEFFPQAGDLFWTPADWAWIGGLLDVLLPSLYCGVPVLASRARKFDPEAAFALMARHKVRNAFLPPTALKLMRQVGNPQRFGYSMRSIGTGGETLGADMLDWSRETFGFPVNEFYGQTEANLLVANCASLFPVKPGSMGHAVPGHRVAVISPEGRELPPGEPGLIAVNRPDPVMMLEYWNQPDATAAKFIGDWLVTGDTGSRDDEGYFWFQGRDDDIISSGSYRIGPGDIEDCIIRHPAVLMVAVVGVPDPVRTEIVKAFVLPKPGIDPSAALAAEIQAFVRDRLAAYQYPREVEFVTELPLTATGKIMRKDLRNREIEKQRGG, from the coding sequence GTGTTGGAGCGCGGCACGACTTATGAAGATTCGCTGCGCCGCTTCGCCTGGCGCATCCCGGAGCGCTTCAACATCGGCACCGCCTGCTCGGACGCCCATGCCGACGGCACCGGCCGTCCGGCCCTGATCTTCGAGGAGGCTGACGGCAAGGTCGCGACGCTCTCGTTCGACGACCTCGCCCGTGCATCGAACCGCTTCGCCAATCTGCTCAGCGCTCACGGCATCGGCCCGGGCGAACGCGTCGGCATTCTGCTGCCGCAATCGCCGCAGACCGCGATCGCCCATCTCGGCACCTACAAGCGCGGCGCCATCGCCCTGCCGCTCTTCATCCAGTTCGGCCCGGAGGCGCTGGAGCACCGGCTCGGCCATAGCGGCGCCAGCGTCCTCGTCACCGATGCCGAGAACATCGGCAAGGTCGAGGCAATCCGCGATGCGCTGCCGAACCTGCGCAAGATCTTCGTCGTCGGCGGCGCCGGCCATCTCGATTTCGAGGCGGAGATGGCGAAGGCTTCCGACAGCTTCACCGCCGCCGACACCCGCGCCGACGACCCGGCCGTGATCATCTATACCTCCGGGACCACCGGTAAGCCGAAGGGCGCGCTCCATGCCCATCGCGTCCTGCTCGGCCATCTGCCGGGCGTGCAGATGCCGCAGGAGTTCTTCCCGCAGGCCGGCGACCTGTTCTGGACACCCGCCGACTGGGCCTGGATCGGCGGACTGCTCGATGTGCTGCTGCCGAGCCTCTATTGCGGCGTGCCGGTGCTCGCCTCCCGCGCCCGCAAATTCGATCCCGAGGCTGCCTTCGCGCTGATGGCGCGCCACAAGGTCCGCAACGCCTTCCTGCCGCCGACAGCCCTCAAACTGATGCGGCAGGTCGGCAATCCCCAGCGCTTCGGCTATTCCATGCGCTCGATCGGCACCGGCGGCGAGACGCTCGGCGCCGACATGCTCGACTGGAGCCGCGAGACCTTCGGTTTCCCGGTCAACGAATTCTACGGCCAGACCGAGGCGAACCTCCTCGTCGCCAATTGCGCCAGCCTGTTTCCGGTAAAGCCGGGCTCGATGGGCCACGCCGTGCCCGGCCACCGCGTGGCGGTGATCTCGCCCGAGGGGCGTGAGTTGCCGCCCGGCGAGCCGGGGCTGATCGCGGTCAACAGGCCGGACCCGGTAATGATGCTGGAATACTGGAACCAGCCCGACGCCACCGCGGCGAAATTCATCGGCGACTGGCTGGTCACCGGCGATACCGGGTCGCGCGACGATGAGGGCTATTTCTGGTTCCAGGGCCGCGACGACGACATCATCTCCTCGGGCTCCTACCGCATCGGCCCGGGCGATATCGAGGATTGCATCATCCGCCACCCCGCCGTGCTGATGGTGGCGGTCGTCGGCGTGCCCGATCCCGTCCGCACCGAGATCGTCAAGGCCTTCGTGTTGCCGAAGCCGGGCATCGATCCCTCCGCGGCGCTGGCAGCCGAGATCCAGGCCTTCGTGCGCGACCGGCTGGCGGCCTACCAGTATCCGCGCGAGGTCGAGTTCGTGACGGAGCTGCCGCTTACCGCCACAGGCAAGATCATGCGCAAGGATTTGCGGAATCGGGAGATCGAGAAGCAGCGGGGCGGCTGA
- a CDS encoding DNA-binding protein, which translates to MRRIEQPGIGTPERIQWAECHGLSFPMTLQAGLPLLEAVRRSFAAAGFVSGVAKLDGLKLSPFAYVMPALSKTPEHAAFYSETFRPAGVTQVELGAMTFGQRDGAPFFHAHALWAEGPAKRSGGHILPDETVVAETITLPAVGLDGTAFVAEPDGETNFKLFGPKPAALLDATRNGRFFALRVKPNVDFCGALEGFCAEHGIREAVIHGGVGSTIGARFADGGVVENFATEVAITHGRIAAGEGGFEAAIDVALVDYKGTLASGRLKRGDNPVLMTFELVLEAL; encoded by the coding sequence GTGAGGCGGATCGAGCAGCCCGGCATCGGCACGCCCGAGCGCATCCAGTGGGCGGAGTGCCATGGGCTTTCCTTCCCGATGACGCTGCAGGCGGGCTTGCCGCTGCTGGAGGCCGTCAGGCGCAGCTTCGCGGCGGCGGGCTTCGTCTCCGGCGTGGCCAAGCTTGACGGGCTCAAGCTCTCGCCCTTCGCCTATGTGATGCCGGCGCTGTCGAAGACGCCGGAACATGCCGCTTTCTACAGCGAGACCTTCCGGCCAGCGGGGGTGACGCAGGTCGAGCTCGGCGCGATGACCTTCGGCCAGCGCGACGGCGCGCCGTTCTTCCACGCCCATGCACTCTGGGCCGAGGGGCCGGCCAAGCGCAGCGGCGGCCATATCCTGCCCGACGAGACGGTGGTCGCCGAGACGATCACGCTGCCGGCGGTCGGGCTCGACGGGACGGCTTTCGTCGCCGAGCCGGACGGGGAGACGAATTTCAAACTGTTCGGGCCGAAACCGGCGGCGCTGCTCGACGCGACGCGCAACGGGCGTTTCTTTGCGCTGCGGGTGAAGCCAAACGTCGATTTCTGCGGAGCGCTGGAGGGGTTCTGCGCCGAGCATGGCATCCGGGAGGCCGTAATCCATGGCGGTGTCGGCTCGACGATCGGCGCGCGCTTCGCGGATGGCGGGGTGGTCGAGAATTTCGCCACGGAGGTCGCGATCACTCATGGACGGATCGCGGCGGGCGAGGGCGGGTTCGAGGCTGCGATCGATGTCGCGCTGGTCGACTACAAGGGCACGCTGGCGAGCGGGCGGCTGAAGCGCGGCGACAATCCGGTGCTGATGACCTTCGAGCTGGTGCTGGAGGCGCTATAG
- a CDS encoding acyl-CoA synthetase: MSSVTAAPAGGVVPMTRRVMNLAHIATQNARRLAEHPAFIWGEKTLDWAEIDAQVSALAAGLKARGIGKGDRLLVHSKNCDAMFVSMFATFRLGAVWVPTNFRLLPDEVAYLATASGAKGFLCHGDFPEHAAAVAAANPAPEFLWRIGEGAFGEDEVGAVIARHRGEKVENAAVEHDDPCWFFFTSGTTGRSKAAVLTHGQMGFVITNHLCDLVPGSTEADASLVVAPLSHGAGVHQLVISARGAASILLPTERFDIDEAYRLIAKHRITNIFTVPTILKMLVEHPAADQHDHSSLRHIIYAGAPMYREDQKAALAKLGKVIVQYFGLGEVTGNITVLPPALHEPEDGPHARIGTCGFERTGMQVQIQDEEGREVGANVQGEICVIGPAVFAGYYDNPEANAKSFRDGWFRTGDLGHMDEQGFVYITGRASDMYISGGSNIYPREIEEKILTHPAIAEVAVLGVPDPVWGEIGIAVCVNRPGQRATEAEIADFLSPKIARYKMPKRFLFWEALPKSGYGKVPKRLVKDELEKRGELDFLKGRAK; the protein is encoded by the coding sequence ATGAGCTCCGTAACCGCAGCCCCCGCCGGAGGCGTCGTGCCGATGACGCGGCGCGTGATGAACCTCGCCCATATCGCGACGCAGAACGCGCGGCGCCTGGCCGAGCACCCCGCCTTCATCTGGGGCGAGAAGACGCTCGACTGGGCCGAGATCGATGCGCAGGTCTCGGCGCTGGCGGCGGGCCTGAAGGCGCGCGGCATCGGCAAGGGCGACCGTCTGCTCGTCCATTCCAAGAACTGCGACGCGATGTTCGTCTCGATGTTCGCGACCTTCCGGCTTGGCGCGGTCTGGGTACCCACGAATTTCCGCCTGCTGCCGGACGAGGTGGCCTATCTCGCCACTGCCTCCGGCGCCAAGGGCTTCCTCTGCCATGGCGATTTCCCGGAACATGCCGCGGCGGTCGCGGCTGCGAACCCGGCGCCCGAATTTCTCTGGCGGATCGGGGAAGGCGCGTTCGGCGAGGACGAGGTCGGGGCGGTGATCGCGCGCCATCGCGGCGAAAAGGTCGAGAACGCCGCGGTCGAGCACGACGATCCCTGCTGGTTCTTCTTCACCTCGGGCACGACCGGGCGATCCAAGGCAGCCGTGTTGACCCATGGCCAGATGGGCTTCGTGATCACCAACCATCTCTGCGACCTGGTGCCGGGCTCGACCGAGGCCGACGCCTCGCTGGTGGTGGCGCCGCTCTCGCATGGCGCAGGCGTGCACCAATTGGTGATCTCGGCGCGCGGCGCGGCCTCGATCCTGCTGCCGACCGAGCGTTTCGATATCGACGAGGCCTATCGGCTGATCGCCAAGCACCGCATCACCAATATCTTCACGGTGCCGACGATCCTGAAGATGCTGGTCGAGCATCCCGCCGCCGACCAGCACGACCATTCCAGCCTGCGCCACATCATCTATGCGGGGGCGCCGATGTATCGCGAGGACCAGAAGGCGGCGCTCGCCAAGCTCGGCAAGGTGATCGTGCAGTATTTCGGGCTGGGCGAGGTGACCGGCAACATCACCGTGCTGCCGCCGGCGCTGCATGAGCCAGAGGACGGGCCGCATGCGCGCATCGGCACCTGCGGCTTCGAGCGCACGGGCATGCAGGTGCAGATCCAGGACGAGGAGGGCCGGGAGGTCGGCGCGAACGTGCAGGGCGAGATCTGCGTGATCGGCCCGGCCGTCTTCGCCGGCTACTACGACAACCCCGAGGCCAATGCGAAATCCTTCCGCGACGGCTGGTTCCGCACCGGCGATCTCGGCCATATGGACGAGCAGGGCTTCGTCTACATCACCGGCCGCGCCTCGGACATGTACATCTCCGGCGGCTCGAACATTTATCCGCGCGAGATCGAGGAGAAGATCCTGACCCATCCGGCTATCGCCGAGGTCGCGGTGCTCGGCGTGCCCGACCCGGTCTGGGGCGAGATCGGCATCGCGGTCTGCGTCAACAGGCCAGGACAGCGCGCGACGGAGGCCGAGATCGCCGATTTCCTTAGCCCCAAGATCGCGCGCTACAAGATGCCGAAGCGTTTCCTGTTCTGGGAGGCCCTGCCGAAATCCGGCTATGGCAAGGTGCCGAAACGCCTCGTCAAGGACGAGCTGGAAAAGCGTGGCGAGCTCGATTTCCTGAAGGGGAGGGCAAAGTGA
- a CDS encoding IclR family transcriptional regulator: protein MDYLEERLPQSSAPEAGLSGSQSVDRALGLLSLIGREPAEGLPLGEIVSGSGLNKPTTRRLLLALMRAGLVEQEPQTRRYCLGEEAFVLGVLAGRRHGVLDMAMDSLRRLSTDTKDTSFLTVRRENYAICLHREEGTYPVRTHALQGGDQHPLGVGAGSLAILAALPDDDVDRIIAANAAVLLARYPGFAPEAMRADIVETRERGFSLNPGRLVASSWGVGRAFRYPDGRVAGALSIAAIDSRMAPARQAELSGLLVREGVRMEALLAQMFVSKQGARPMTAAAPRSIETGRAAR, encoded by the coding sequence ATGGACTATCTGGAGGAGCGCTTGCCGCAGAGTTCCGCGCCGGAAGCCGGTCTGTCCGGCTCGCAGAGCGTCGACCGCGCTCTGGGGCTGCTCTCGCTGATCGGGCGCGAGCCGGCCGAAGGCTTGCCGCTCGGCGAGATTGTCTCCGGCAGCGGGCTCAACAAGCCGACGACGCGGCGGCTGCTGCTGGCGCTGATGCGGGCCGGGCTCGTCGAGCAGGAGCCGCAGACGCGCCGCTATTGCCTGGGCGAGGAGGCCTTCGTGCTCGGCGTGCTGGCGGGGCGCCGCCATGGCGTGCTCGATATGGCGATGGACAGCCTTCGCCGTCTTTCGACGGACACGAAGGATACGAGCTTCCTGACCGTGCGGCGCGAGAATTATGCGATCTGCCTGCATCGGGAGGAGGGCACCTATCCGGTGCGGACCCATGCGCTGCAGGGTGGCGACCAGCATCCGCTGGGCGTCGGGGCGGGTTCACTCGCGATCCTCGCCGCGCTGCCGGACGACGATGTGGACCGCATCATCGCCGCCAACGCGGCCGTGCTGCTGGCGCGCTATCCGGGCTTCGCGCCCGAAGCGATGCGCGCCGATATCGTCGAGACGCGCGAGCGCGGCTTCTCGCTCAATCCCGGCCGGCTCGTCGCCAGCTCATGGGGAGTAGGCCGCGCCTTCCGCTATCCGGACGGGCGCGTCGCCGGGGCTTTGTCGATCGCCGCGATCGACAGCCGCATGGCGCCGGCGCGGCAGGCCGAGCTTTCGGGGCTGCTGGTACGCGAGGGCGTGCGGATGGAAGCGCTGCTGGCGCAGATGTTCGTTTCCAAACAGGGCGCCAGGCCCATGACGGCGGCCGCGCCGCGATCGATCGAGACAGGGAGAGCCGCACGATGA
- a CDS encoding TRAP transporter large permease, producing the protein MVDVVDTLALPENLSENADARPGSPIMRPVEFVAGALVAFIICVLLLGVTSRYVFSLPFVWVDEVASISFIWLAMLGSAIAIDRNEHLRLSLFVNMMPERLRQFVETFALLAIAAFLAAMVYPAIDYTIEESYVTSAALNIPNSWRVSAIAIGIVLMLLLALRYAIKTSRPQDLALAAATIVGLGLLFWLGTPVFKGLGYLNILIFLIGVVALCLVAGVPIAFCFGLGTLCFLMFSTSVPTVVMVGRMDEGMSSIILLSVPIFVLLGCILDATGMGKAIVDFLASMLGHVRAGMSYVLLGSLFLVSGISGSKVSDMATVAPALFPEMKRRGYKPKDLIALLSTGAAMADTVPPSIVLIVLGSVAGVSIAGLFNAGFVIAGVLLLALAGLARWKAMAEDMKGVRRAPFSIIGKAALIAAPALVLPFIIRAAVGGGVATATEVSTIAVLYALIIGMVLYGGIGRAKFYAMLVETAALSGAILMILGTALAMAWALTQTGFARDLATFMAGLPGGWLTFMAVTIVVFMILGCVLEGLPAIVLMAPLMFPIAKNLGINDIHYSMVVVTAMNIGLMTPPIGIGFYIACKIGNVSPDEAMGAIWPYLIALLIGLVVIALVPGLSTWVL; encoded by the coding sequence ATGGTCGATGTCGTCGATACGCTGGCGCTGCCCGAGAACCTGAGCGAGAACGCGGATGCGCGCCCCGGCTCCCCGATCATGCGCCCGGTCGAGTTCGTCGCCGGCGCGCTCGTCGCCTTCATCATCTGCGTGCTGCTGCTCGGCGTCACCTCGCGCTATGTCTTCTCGCTGCCCTTCGTCTGGGTCGACGAGGTCGCCTCGATCTCGTTCATATGGCTGGCCATGCTCGGCTCGGCCATCGCCATCGACCGCAACGAGCATCTGCGCCTGTCGCTCTTCGTCAACATGATGCCGGAGCGGCTGCGCCAGTTCGTCGAGACCTTCGCGCTGCTCGCCATCGCGGCCTTCCTGGCGGCCATGGTCTATCCCGCGATCGACTACACGATCGAGGAAAGCTACGTCACCTCGGCCGCGCTCAACATTCCCAATAGCTGGCGCGTCTCCGCCATCGCCATCGGCATCGTGCTGATGCTGCTGCTCGCACTGCGCTATGCGATCAAGACCTCCCGCCCGCAGGATCTGGCCCTGGCCGCCGCCACGATCGTGGGCCTGGGCCTGCTGTTCTGGCTGGGCACGCCGGTCTTCAAGGGACTTGGCTACCTCAACATCCTGATCTTCCTGATCGGCGTCGTCGCGCTCTGCCTTGTTGCCGGCGTTCCCATCGCCTTCTGCTTCGGGCTGGGCACGCTCTGTTTCCTGATGTTCTCGACCAGCGTGCCGACCGTCGTGATGGTCGGGCGCATGGATGAGGGCATGTCGAGCATCATCCTGCTCTCGGTGCCGATCTTCGTGCTGCTCGGCTGCATCCTCGACGCCACCGGCATGGGCAAGGCGATCGTCGACTTCCTCGCCTCGATGCTCGGCCATGTCCGCGCCGGCATGTCCTATGTCCTGCTCGGCTCGCTCTTCCTGGTTTCCGGCATCTCGGGCTCCAAGGTCTCGGACATGGCGACGGTCGCGCCCGCTCTCTTCCCCGAGATGAAGCGGCGCGGCTACAAGCCCAAGGACCTGATCGCGCTGCTCTCCACCGGCGCGGCGATGGCCGACACCGTGCCGCCCTCGATCGTGCTGATCGTGCTCGGCTCCGTCGCCGGCGTCTCGATCGCCGGGCTGTTCAATGCCGGCTTCGTCATCGCCGGCGTGCTGCTGCTGGCGCTCGCCGGCCTCGCCCGCTGGAAGGCGATGGCCGAGGATATGAAGGGCGTGCGTCGCGCGCCCTTCTCGATCATCGGCAAGGCGGCTCTGATCGCCGCGCCCGCGCTCGTCCTGCCCTTCATCATCCGGGCCGCGGTCGGCGGCGGCGTCGCCACCGCCACGGAAGTCTCGACCATCGCCGTGCTCTACGCGCTGATCATCGGCATGGTGCTCTATGGCGGCATCGGCCGGGCCAAGTTCTACGCCATGCTGGTCGAGACCGCCGCGCTCTCGGGCGCGATCCTGATGATCCTCGGCACCGCGCTCGCCATGGCCTGGGCCCTGACCCAGACCGGCTTCGCCCGCGACCTCGCCACCTTCATGGCGGGCCTGCCCGGCGGCTGGCTCACCTTCATGGCGGTCACGATCGTCGTCTTCATGATCCTCGGCTGCGTGCTGGAAGGCCTGCCGGCGATCGTGCTGATGGCGCCGCTGATGTTCCCGATCGCCAAGAACCTCGGCATCAACGACATCCATTATTCGATGGTCGTCGTCACGGCGATGAACATCGGCCTGATGACGCCGCCGATCGGCATCGGCTTCTATATCGCCTGCAAGATCGGCAACGTCTCGCCGGACGAAGCGATGGGCGCGATCTGGCCCTATCTCATCGCGCTGCTGATCGGCCTCGTCGTCATCGCCCTCGTCCCCGGCCTATCGACCTGGGTGCTGTGA
- a CDS encoding TRAP transporter substrate-binding protein produces MTISRRSLLQATAAASAIGTFHIGRANAQAAEFTYKYANNLPVAHPMNTRANEAVAKIKQETNGRVDIQIFPNNQLGSDTDMLSQVRSGGVEFFTLSPLILSTLVANASLSGIGFAFPNYDAVWKAMDGELGAYVRGQINKANLVVMDKIWDNGFRQITSSRGPVNTPEDLKGFKIRVPVSPLWTSMFTAFQSAPASINFAEVYTALQTKIVDGQENPLAIISTAKLFEVQKYLSLTNHMWDGFWFLANRRAWEKLPEDLRAIVAKNINAAALLERDDVFKLNAGLQGELVSKGMVANETKADAFREALRKAGFYAEWKKKYGDEAWTILEKAVGSSLS; encoded by the coding sequence ATGACCATCTCACGCCGCAGCCTGCTCCAGGCGACAGCCGCCGCCTCCGCCATCGGCACCTTCCATATCGGCCGCGCCAATGCGCAGGCCGCCGAGTTCACCTACAAATACGCCAACAACCTGCCCGTCGCGCACCCGATGAACACGCGCGCCAACGAGGCGGTGGCGAAGATCAAGCAGGAGACGAACGGGCGCGTCGATATCCAGATCTTCCCGAACAACCAGCTCGGCTCCGACACCGACATGCTGAGCCAGGTCCGCTCGGGCGGCGTCGAGTTCTTCACGCTCTCGCCGCTGATCCTGTCGACGCTGGTCGCCAACGCCTCGCTGTCGGGCATCGGCTTCGCCTTCCCGAACTACGATGCGGTCTGGAAAGCGATGGACGGCGAGCTCGGCGCTTACGTCCGCGGCCAGATCAACAAGGCCAACCTCGTCGTCATGGACAAGATCTGGGACAACGGCTTCCGCCAGATCACCTCCTCCAGGGGCCCGGTCAACACGCCCGAGGACCTCAAGGGCTTCAAGATCCGCGTGCCGGTCTCCCCGCTCTGGACCTCGATGTTCACCGCCTTCCAGTCGGCCCCGGCCAGCATCAACTTCGCCGAGGTCTACACGGCCCTGCAGACCAAGATCGTCGACGGCCAGGAGAACCCCCTCGCCATCATCTCGACGGCCAAGCTCTTCGAAGTGCAGAAGTATCTCTCGCTGACCAACCACATGTGGGATGGCTTCTGGTTCCTGGCCAATCGCCGCGCCTGGGAGAAGCTGCCGGAGGACCTGCGCGCCATCGTCGCCAAGAACATCAACGCCGCCGCCCTTCTGGAGCGAGACGACGTCTTCAAGCTCAACGCCGGCCTGCAGGGCGAGCTGGTCTCGAAGGGCATGGTTGCCAACGAGACCAAGGCCGACGCCTTCCGCGAAGCGCTGCGCAAGGCCGGCTTCTATGCCGAGTGGAAGAAGAAGTACGGCGACGAGGCCTGGACGATCCTGGAGAAGGCGGTCGGCAGCTCGCTGAGCTGA
- a CDS encoding SDR family NAD(P)-dependent oxidoreductase: MADRLKGKIAIVFGAGSSGPGWGNGKAAAVTYAREGAGVACVDLNREAAEETASIIAGEGGKALALAADVTKLASVEACVADAARHFGRIDILHNNVGVTHMGGPVELSEEQFNASLQLNLGSVYRCAKAVIPQMLKGGGGAIVNISSLAAIRWTGYPYFAYYATKAAVNQATVALAMQYARQNIRANCIMPGLIDTPLIYKQISSQYASVEEMVAARDAQVPMGKMGTAWDIANAAVFLASDEAKFITGVCLPVDGGQSCTAGLPG, from the coding sequence ATGGCTGACCGGCTGAAGGGCAAGATCGCCATCGTCTTCGGCGCCGGCTCCTCCGGCCCCGGTTGGGGCAATGGCAAGGCCGCCGCTGTCACCTACGCCCGCGAGGGCGCCGGCGTCGCCTGCGTCGACCTGAACCGCGAAGCCGCCGAAGAGACGGCAAGCATCATCGCCGGTGAAGGCGGCAAGGCGCTGGCGCTCGCAGCCGACGTCACGAAGCTCGCCTCGGTCGAAGCCTGCGTCGCCGACGCGGCGCGCCATTTCGGCCGCATCGACATCCTGCACAACAATGTCGGCGTCACCCATATGGGTGGGCCGGTCGAACTGTCCGAGGAGCAGTTCAACGCCTCGCTGCAGCTCAATCTCGGCTCGGTCTATCGCTGCGCCAAGGCCGTGATCCCGCAGATGCTGAAGGGCGGCGGCGGCGCCATCGTCAACATCTCCTCGCTCGCCGCCATCCGCTGGACCGGCTATCCCTACTTCGCCTACTACGCCACCAAGGCGGCGGTGAACCAGGCGACCGTCGCGCTGGCGATGCAGTATGCCCGGCAGAACATCCGCGCCAACTGCATCATGCCCGGCCTGATCGACACCCCGCTGATCTACAAGCAGATCTCCTCGCAATACGCCTCGGTCGAGGAGATGGTCGCCGCCCGCGACGCGCAGGTGCCGATGGGCAAGATGGGCACGGCCTGGGACATCGCCAACGCCGCCGTCTTCCTCGCCTCCGATGAGGCGAAGTTCATCACCGGTGTCTGCCTGCCGGTCGATGGCGGCCAGAGCTGCACCGCCGGCCTGCCGGGCTGA
- a CDS encoding MurR/RpiR family transcriptional regulator, which produces MSETAVAELPRDFDGLRTLILAQRESLPKRIAQIAAYSLDNPDEIAFGTAASIAVSAGVQPSTLIRFAQHLGFDGFTSLQGVFRERLRERNSSYEERLSTLRTGEGAAGNHHILDGFLTASRKSLDVMSRSLDDATLDRAITMLAGAETIYILARRRSYPIASYLAYALGKLGVRYQLVESAAGLDPEMIAFASPKDAVLVVSFSPYAQATVEDARGLAERGVPLVAITDSAFSPLASFASLWFEVAEADFGGFRTLSSTMALAMALSVGIGEARRIGRKGRRRGQA; this is translated from the coding sequence ATGAGCGAAACCGCCGTTGCGGAACTGCCGCGCGATTTCGACGGCCTGCGCACGCTGATTCTCGCCCAGCGCGAGAGCCTGCCCAAGCGCATCGCCCAGATCGCAGCCTATTCGCTCGACAATCCCGACGAGATCGCCTTCGGCACCGCCGCCAGCATCGCCGTCTCGGCCGGCGTCCAGCCCTCGACGCTGATCCGCTTCGCCCAGCATCTCGGCTTCGATGGCTTCACCAGCCTGCAGGGCGTCTTCCGCGAGCGGCTGCGCGAGCGCAATTCGAGCTATGAGGAGCGCCTCAGCACGCTGCGGACCGGCGAAGGCGCTGCCGGTAACCACCACATTCTCGACGGCTTTCTCACCGCCTCGCGCAAGTCGCTCGACGTGATGAGCCGCAGCCTCGACGACGCGACGCTCGACCGCGCGATCACGATGCTGGCGGGGGCCGAGACCATCTATATCCTCGCCCGCCGCCGCTCATACCCCATCGCGAGCTATCTCGCCTATGCGCTCGGCAAGCTCGGCGTCCGCTATCAGCTGGTCGAATCGGCGGCCGGGCTCGACCCCGAGATGATCGCCTTCGCCTCGCCGAAGGATGCCGTGCTCGTCGTCAGCTTCTCGCCCTATGCGCAGGCCACCGTCGAGGACGCTCGCGGCCTCGCCGAACGCGGAGTCCCGCTGGTCGCCATCACCGATAGCGCGTTTTCCCCGCTTGCGAGCTTCGCCAGCCTCTGGTTCGAGGTCGCCGAGGCCGATTTCGGCGGCTTCCGCACGCTCTCCTCGACCATGGCACTGGCGATGGCGCTCTCCGTCGGCATCGGCGAGGCCCGCCGCATCGGCCGCAAGGGTCGCCGGCGCGGGCAAGCTTGA